CTCGTTGGCGGATACATGGTGGATTTGGCCTACCGGCATCTTCACAAAGCAGGATTATATAATGCGCTTTGCGAAACCCGCAAATGTCTGCCCGATGCGATTCAACTCCTCACGGCTTGCACCACGGGCAATGGATGGCTGACCATTCATGATACGGGTCGTTTCGCCGTCACTTTTTATGAGAAAAGAAGTAGACAGGGCATACGGGTTTCTATTGACACGTCTAAGCTCGATTTTTGGCCCGAGATTAAGACTTGGTTCTTGAAGCTTAAGCCCAAGGCTCAGCAAGAGGAAGGTCGATTACGGGCGGAGATCAGCGCAGCGGGGAGCAGTATCTGTGTAACTCGCTATGTAAAAGTTGCCGACCGCTTCATCATTGCAAAAGACCACGGCCCAGTTGTAGTTTGCCCATGTTGTAATGAAACATATCCGTCGAGTGTTCACGGTCTGTGTCCAGACTGCCGAGGTGAATCCGGGTTCGTAAGATTGCCGGAGAGTGAGCTGGAATCGAACCGGAAAACGACTGATCAAACATATCAAATGGCATCGAGAAACTTAAACCGGAGGTAAATCGAGATGGATAAACTCATCATCACCGCCGCTTTGACTGGCAATATCACCCTGCCGGTACAAACCCCATACCTGCCGCTTACCCCTGAGCAGATTATTGATGATGCCGTGAGGGCGGCAGATGCCGGGGCGGCCTCGGTACACATCCATGCAAGGGACCCAAAAACGGCAAAGCCTACAACAGACCCAGAGGTCTACCGTCAGATCGCCCAGGGTATCAAGGCGAGATCGAACGTGATCGTCTGCATTACAACCGGCGGTGTTACCGGCATGACGGCAGAACAGAGGGTCCAGGTAGTCCCAAACTTGAAACCCGAGCTTGCCACCTTCAACACGGGCTCCATGAACTTCTCCATTCATCCTATCGTCAGCCGCTACAAGGATGAAGACTACAAATACCCCTGGGAAAAGGAATTTGCCCAAGGTCTCAAGGGGTACATCTTCAGCAACAACTTTGCAGATATGGAGGTCTTCTGTACGACAATGAGAGAGAGTAGGACCAAGCCGGAGCTTGAAGCATACGACGTGGGCCATCTCTACAACGTCCGTTACCTCGTAAAACAGAAACTCGTAGAGCTGCCCGTGTGGGTCCAGTTTGTAACGGGAGTCCTGGGAGGTATCGGCTCAGATTTAGAAGACGTCATGTACATGAAACGGACTGCCGACCGTCTTTTGGGAGAGGCGAACTACAAATGGTCGGTGATCGGCGCGGGTTACCCCGCGGAATTCCAGCTTGATACTCTGGCCATCATGATGGGCGGTCACGCACGGGTCGGTATGGAAGACAACATCTTCATAGAGAAAGGCGTGCTCTGCAAGAGCAACGCGGAGCTCGTGGCCAAGGTGGTGCGCATAGCAAAGGAATTGGGTAGGGAGGTAGCAACCCCCGATGAGGCACGCGCCATACTGGGACTTAAAGGGAGAGAGAATGTCGATTACTGACAAACGAGGGGTTCCCCAGTCGAATGTACTCCTTGAGGGTCAGGGTGAACTCATCGGGTGGTACGACCCCGATGATGCGAGAGACTGGGTGATTCAGAATAAATCGTCACAACGCAAGAACAATATCGTCAGCATAGAGGAAGCGGTCAAGAAGTATATCCACGATGGAGACTATATCGCGAGCGGAGGCTTCGGTCATGTCCGGGTCTCTATGGCCATTGTCTACGAGATCATCAGACAGAAAAAGCGTAACCTCGTGATGGCAGGCAAGACCGCGGTTCATGATCTCGATCTGCTCGTGGGTGCAGGCTGTGTGAACAAGGTAGAAGCGGCCTATTCCTTCGGTCATGAGATGCGAGGTCTGTCTCCGGCATCACGCAGAAAGGTCGAGTCCGGTGAGTGCGTGGTAGCCGCGGAGACTAGTAATGCCGGTTACCAGTGGAGGTTTTTGGCCGGCATGATGGGCCTCTCCTTCATTCCGGCCCGTACGCTCCTCGGTACCGATACGCTAAACCACAGTTCTTGTAAAGTCATCGAAGATCCCTTCACCGGTAAACCCGTGGCCCTCATCCCTGCGGCCTATCCGGACTGCGCATTCATCCATGTGCACCGGTGCGATATGTACGGCAACAGTCAGATCGACGCCAACTCCGTTGAGGATTTTGAACTTGCGCGCTGTGCGAGACACCTCATCATCACGACTGAAGAGATTGTCGATGAAGAGCTTATTCGCAGAGAACCATGGAGGACCATCATACCCTTCATGGTGGTCGACGCCGTGGTGCAGGTCCCATACGGCTCCCATCCCTGCGAGATGCCAGGCCTGTACTACTACGACGAAAACCACATCGCGGAATGGCTCGATCTATCAAGAACAGAAGAAGGTACACAGCAATACCTCCATAAATACGTATTCGGTGTTCGGTCTTTTGATGAATACATGGAGCTTGTGGGCGGTGTACGTCAGATGAGCTATCTCAAGAGGAGAGAGTTTCTCCAAGAGCCTATGACCGCACCCTGGAGAAAATGAAAGAGGCTCCCCACATGACAGAGAACAAACCCAATTATAATATCCGAGAATACCTGGCATATCTCGGCGCCGTGGCCTTAGAAGACAGAAAGGCCGTCTTTGTGGGTACAGGCCTTCCCATCATCGCCGCCATGCTCGCACAGAAGACCCACGCCCCTCACCTGCTCATCATGTTCGAGGCAGGGGGCATCGGCCCGAATCTTCCTGAGCTTCCTATCTCTGTGGGGGAATCGAGGACTTTCCACAAAGGACTCATCGCCACCAGCATGCACGATATCATGTCGCTCTCCCAGGCGGGTTATATCAACTACGGGTTCTTGGGGGCCGCTCAGATGGATAGATACGGCAATATCAACACGACAGTCATCGGGGACCATGATCACCCCAAAACTCGTCTACCCGGCTCCGGAGGCGCAGCAGATGTGGGCTCCTTCTCCCGCAAGCTCATCATTATCGCAGCCAAACAGTCCAAACAGACCTTCGTGAATAAAGTGGACTTCCTTACCACTGCCGGGTATCTCACTGGGTTTGGGGCGAGAGAGAAGGCGGGCCTTCCGAGGAATACGGGACCGCATAGAGTCATCACGCAGATAGGCGTCTATGGGTTCCGGGAGGCAACCAAGGAACTGGAGATCGTGTCACTCCACCCCGGGGAGACCCTTGAGGCGGCACAGGCAAACAGTAGCTTCCCAATACACATCCCTGAGGTACTTGAAACAAGCCCTACTCCTCCTCCCGAGTACCTCAGGATCTTAAGAGAAGAGGTCGATCCCATGGGGATCGTAATAGGGAAGTAGGGCGATGAAATGGAAGACATGGGGA
This sequence is a window from Syntrophorhabdaceae bacterium. Protein-coding genes within it:
- a CDS encoding formylmethanofuran dehydrogenase subunit E family protein translates to MRVRSYSFDRYVELVRDFHGYAAPGVLVGGYMVDLAYRHLHKAGLYNALCETRKCLPDAIQLLTACTTGNGWLTIHDTGRFAVTFYEKRSRQGIRVSIDTSKLDFWPEIKTWFLKLKPKAQQEEGRLRAEISAAGSSICVTRYVKVADRFIIAKDHGPVVVCPCCNETYPSSVHGLCPDCRGESGFVRLPESELESNRKTTDQTYQMASRNLNRR
- a CDS encoding 3-keto-5-aminohexanoate cleavage protein produces the protein MDKLIITAALTGNITLPVQTPYLPLTPEQIIDDAVRAADAGAASVHIHARDPKTAKPTTDPEVYRQIAQGIKARSNVIVCITTGGVTGMTAEQRVQVVPNLKPELATFNTGSMNFSIHPIVSRYKDEDYKYPWEKEFAQGLKGYIFSNNFADMEVFCTTMRESRTKPELEAYDVGHLYNVRYLVKQKLVELPVWVQFVTGVLGGIGSDLEDVMYMKRTADRLLGEANYKWSVIGAGYPAEFQLDTLAIMMGGHARVGMEDNIFIEKGVLCKSNAELVAKVVRIAKELGREVATPDEARAILGLKGRENVDY
- a CDS encoding CoA-transferase; this encodes MSITDKRGVPQSNVLLEGQGELIGWYDPDDARDWVIQNKSSQRKNNIVSIEEAVKKYIHDGDYIASGGFGHVRVSMAIVYEIIRQKKRNLVMAGKTAVHDLDLLVGAGCVNKVEAAYSFGHEMRGLSPASRRKVESGECVVAAETSNAGYQWRFLAGMMGLSFIPARTLLGTDTLNHSSCKVIEDPFTGKPVALIPAAYPDCAFIHVHRCDMYGNSQIDANSVEDFELARCARHLIITTEEIVDEELIRREPWRTIIPFMVVDAVVQVPYGSHPCEMPGLYYYDENHIAEWLDLSRTEEGTQQYLHKYVFGVRSFDEYMELVGGVRQMSYLKRREFLQEPMTAPWRK
- a CDS encoding CoA-transferase; its protein translation is MTENKPNYNIREYLAYLGAVALEDRKAVFVGTGLPIIAAMLAQKTHAPHLLIMFEAGGIGPNLPELPISVGESRTFHKGLIATSMHDIMSLSQAGYINYGFLGAAQMDRYGNINTTVIGDHDHPKTRLPGSGGAADVGSFSRKLIIIAAKQSKQTFVNKVDFLTTAGYLTGFGAREKAGLPRNTGPHRVITQIGVYGFREATKELEIVSLHPGETLEAAQANSSFPIHIPEVLETSPTPPPEYLRILREEVDPMGIVIGK